The following coding sequences are from one Streptomyces sp. NBC_01485 window:
- a CDS encoding SSI family serine proteinase inhibitor: protein MFQVIPFQGIPLQRFAVTASAVSALSAVCVAAVASVVVWPVTAYAGAGGHGVSLAPPPVREEDRVSGDHLTVTVRQVGGRGDGTFEVYCHPGSGNHLDVGSACRVVDRNTRWGRDAFAPVPDGGVCTMRYGGPATAHVTGRWAGRPVDATFDRSNGCQIERWDRFVPLLPDLSPSATQ, encoded by the coding sequence ATGTTCCAGGTCATCCCGTTCCAGGGCATCCCGCTGCAGCGGTTCGCCGTCACCGCATCTGCCGTGTCTGCCCTGTCCGCCGTCTGTGTCGCCGCGGTCGCCTCGGTGGTCGTCTGGCCTGTCACCGCGTATGCCGGGGCCGGCGGCCATGGCGTCTCGCTCGCGCCGCCGCCCGTCCGGGAGGAGGACCGGGTCTCCGGCGATCATCTGACGGTCACCGTCCGGCAGGTCGGCGGGCGGGGCGACGGGACGTTCGAGGTCTACTGCCACCCGGGGAGTGGCAATCACCTGGACGTGGGAAGTGCGTGTCGTGTCGTTGACCGCAACACGCGGTGGGGGCGGGATGCCTTCGCGCCCGTGCCGGACGGTGGCGTCTGCACCATGCGGTACGGCGGACCGGCCACCGCCCATGTCACCGGTCGCTGGGCCGGGCGTCCGGTCGACGCGACGTTCGACCGCAGCAACGGCTGTCAGATCGAGCGGTGGGATCGGTTCGTGCCGTTGCTGCCGGATCTGAGCCCGTCCGCCACGCAGTGA